Proteins from a genomic interval of Aquila chrysaetos chrysaetos chromosome 20, bAquChr1.4, whole genome shotgun sequence:
- the RHOA gene encoding transforming protein RhoA: MAAIRKKLVIVGDGACGKTCLLIVFSKDQFPEVYVPTVFENYVADIEVDGKQVELALWDTAGQEDYDRLRPLSYPDTDVILMCFSIDSPDSLENIPEKWTPEVKHFCPNVPIILVGNKKDLRNDEHTRRELAKMKQEPVKPEEGRDMANRIGAFGYMECSAKTKDGVREVFEMATRAALQARRGKKKSGCLVL; encoded by the exons atGGCAGCCATTCGAAAAAAGCTGGTTATAGTGGGTGATGGTGCCTGTGGAAAGACCTGTCTGCTGATTGTATTTAGCAAAGACCAGTTCCCTGAAGTGTATGTTCCCACCGTCTTTGAAAATTATGTAGCAGATATCGAAGTGGATGGAAAGCAG GTTGAGTTGGCTTTGTGGGATACAGCAGGACAAGAAGACTATGATCGACTTAGACCGCTTTCTTATCCAGATACTGATGTTATACTTATGTGTTTTTCAATTGATAGTCCTGATAGTTTAG aaaacatccCAGAGAAGTGGACCCCGGAGGTGAAGCATTTCTGCCCCAACGTGCCTATCATCTTGGTAGGAAACAAGAAGGACCTGAGGAATGACGAGCACACAAGACGAGAGCTGGCCAAAATGAAGCAG GAGCCTGTCAAACCCGAAGAAGGAAGAGATATGGCAAACCGCATTGGTGCATTTGGGTATATGGAGTGTTCGGCAAAGACCAAAGACGGTGTGAGGGAGGTTTTTGAAATGGCCACTAGAGCTGCTTTGCAAGCCCGGCGTGGCAAGAAAAAGTCCGGGTGCCTTGTCTTATAA
- the GPX1 gene encoding glutathione peroxidase 1, with the protein MAAAAAGAGAVSGGLAGMSARPLGAAEPLALGSLRGKVLLVSNVASLUGTTTRDFLQLNELQRRYGPRGLQVLGFPCNQFGHQENATNEEILLSLEHVRPGNGYKPNFLLFEKCEVNGKNAHPLFAFLREALPFPHDDPSSLMTNPQYIIWSPVCRNDISWNFEKFLIGPDGVPFKRYSRHFETIKIQHDIELLLQKVPRNVLE; encoded by the exons atggcggcggcggcggcgggagcgggcgcGGTGTCGGGCGGGCTGGCGGGGATGTCGGCGCGGCCGCTGGGCGCGGCGGAGCCGCTGGCGCTGGGCTCGCTGCGGGGGAAGGTGCTGCTGGTGTCCAACGTGGCGTCGCTCTGAGGCACCACCACCCGCGACTTCCTGCAGCTCAACGAGCTGCAGCGGCGGTACGGCCCCCGCGGGCTGCAGGTCCTCGGCTTCCCCTGCAACCAGTTCGGGCACCAG GAAAATGCTACGAACGAGGAGATCCTGCTCTCGCTGGAGCACGTTCGTCCCGGCAACGGGTACAAGCCCAATTTCCTCCTGTTCGAGAAGTGCGAGGTGAACGGGAAGAACGCGCACCCCCTCTTCGCCTTCCTGAGAGAGGCGCTGCCCTTCCCGCACGACGACCCCTCCTCGCTGATGACCAACCCGCAGTACATCATCTGGTCCCCCGTCTGCCGCAACGACATCTCCTGGAACTTCGAGAAGTTCCTCATCGGCCCCGACGGCGTGCCCTTCAAACGCTACAGCCGGCATTTCGAAACCATCAAGATCCAGCATGATATTGAATTGCTTCTGCAGAAGGTACCCAGGAATGTTCTCGAATAA
- the USP4 gene encoding ubiquitin carboxyl-terminal hydrolase 4 isoform X3 — protein sequence MAAAEGSGARPDATVQRAELGPLLATALRPGESWYLVDSRWFKQWKKYVGFDSWDMFGAGDPGLFPGPIDNSGLFGDPETQSLKEHLIDELDYVLVPTEAWNKLVRWYGCIDGQQPIVRKVVEYGLFVKHYKVEVYLLELKLCESSDPDNVISCHFSKADTVGCSNRSEE from the exons ATGGCGGCGGCTGAAGGCAGCGGGGCGCGGCCGGACGCGACGGTGCAGCGAGCCGAGCTGGGGCCGCTGCTGGCCACGGCCCTCCGGCCGGGGGAGTCCTG GTACCTGGTGGACAGCCGCTGGTTCAAGCAGTGGAAGAAGTACGTGGGCTTCGACAGCTGGGATATGTTCGGCGCGGGCGATCCCGGCCTCTTCCCTGGGCCTATCGACAACTCGGGTCTCTTCGGCG ATCCAGAAACCCAGAGTTTAAAAGAACACCTCATTGACGAGCTAGATTATGTATTGGTTCCCACCGAAGCCTGGAATAAACTAGTAAGGTGGTATGGCTGCATAGATGGACAGCAGCCTATTGTGAGAAAA GTAGTGGAATATGGTCTGTTTGTGAAGCACTATAAGGTTGAAGTTTATCTTCTTGAGCTGAAGCTGTGTGAGAGCAGTGATCCTGACAATGTAATTAGCTGCCACTTTAGCAAAGCAGATACTGTTG GTTGTTCTAATAGAAGTGAAGAATGA